From the Drosophila simulans strain w501 chromosome 2L, Prin_Dsim_3.1, whole genome shotgun sequence genome, the window gacacggaagtcttcgatggcgactacctccgatggcccactttccgggACCTATTCACGGCAATTTACGTAAACAACCCCAGGTTGACTCCGGTCGAGAAGCTATTCCACCTCCttaccaaaacaagtggcgaagcaaaagccatcgtggcgaaatctcctctcacgaatgatggttttgcttcggcttgGGAGGCGCTTCGAGATCGGTTCCAAAATAAGCgacttttagtcaacagccagctcaagcttctttttaacttgagctcaatttcgcaagaatctggtcatgctctaaaagagctacaatccacgattcaggggtgtttaacagcactagagcattcccaggtatccacagaaaactgggattgtatcttggttttcctttgcgcgagcaaactgcccaagcagaccctgtccttatgggaacagtcgctaactgctaaatccgagatcccagcttgggaagaaatgaatgccttcctgagcgaaaggtatcggacattggaagccatcgaagatatgaaaccgactcaggcagttccaaaaaggcttcaatccttcgagacaaaggtcagcaccaaacagacagggtgtgacttatgttcgaaggagaaccatccggtaagattgtgcccgcgttttcttcaaatgtctgttgactcgcgctccgggtatatcaaaaagaagcagctatgtctgaattgttttgccagaggtcatcagctacgtgactgcacaagcacgcacagctgctttacatgtaagggcaggcaccatacgctgctgcatcgcagccccccaaattccgaaaatgcgagtttctcaacctcgccccctacacagcaacttccgagaccctctagcagaaatgcatcggcaagcacctcagcggtgcaaacttttttcgcgtccggcacttcagccgtcctactgagcacagcgatgattgacgtgtgccatttggggaTGAGCTACCGAGCCCGAGCCTTAATCGACTCGGGATCCGAGGCGACGTTCATTTCAGAACGCCTGTTCAACCTCATCAAGTTGCCATTCCGCAACACCCAGACCCAAGTCTCCGGGTTAAATCATTCAGTCTCCGCGAAGTCCTCGAAGCTGTGTCACTTCGGGATTCGCTCTCCTACTAAGCCAGGTCTACAGTTAGACACTGAAGCTTACGTCCTTCCGGAGCTCTCAGGCAAACTGCCCTCCTATCCGATCCCTCGGAATTCTTTGAAGGACCTGCCCGCACTCCGCTGGGCAGATCCTACcttttttgagagctctcaaattgatgtattgatcggggctgacattctaccatccataatgatggatggcacccgacaaaatatttgcggctcgctcctgggccaagaaactattttcgggtGGGTGCTAACGGGGCCGATTTCCAAGGGCAAGCCGAAACGGGTCGCATCCTTCACGACCCAGGTGCATGAAATAGGCGACCCTGATACGCTCGACACGCTTCTCAGCAAGttctgggaggtggaggatctaccagtaaagatggtaaaagagtcggactcctattgtgaaaggaacttcctccaaacaacgacaaaagacgcaagcgggagatacgtggtgacgctcccgttccgggatcccgagaatatcggatccgatttaggatattcaaggtccattgcgctagctcagtttcttagaaacgaaaatcgtttaaaaagagaCTTTCCATTAAAAGAGCAATATGACAGCGTGATCCAGGAGTACCTGGATCTGGGTCATATGAAAGAAGTTCCGCCGACTCACAATTCTCCATCGtatcatcttcctcatcacgcggtagttaagcccgaaagcaccactacaaagcttcgcgttgtattcaacgcttcaagtccgtcggcaaatgggaccagcttaaatgatattcttcatgctggtccagtcctacaatccgatctaacgATCCAGGTCCTGAAATGGCGTTATTTTCAATACGTCTTCAGTGCAGACATCACGAAAATGTATCGTCAGATCTGGGTCGATCCGAAACATACCCCGTTTCAGAGAATTCTGTTCCGAAACAAGGAAGGAGATATCCGAGACTTCGAATTAAAAACAGTTACCTTCGGGGTCAACTGCGCCCCCTTCCTCGCCATTCGAGTCTTGCAACAGCTGGCAGAGGATATCCAAgtgccatttccaaatgccagccgcaTCATCCAGCAGCACATGTACGTCGACGACGTTCTGGCAGGGGCGAATTCCGTAATCGAAGCCCAAAGTTCAATTCGAGAGTTGCAAGCAGCCCTAAGTGCCTCCGGGTTTCCGCTGAGAAAGTGGACCTCGAACAACAAAGGCGTCCTTAAAGACGTCCCGGCCGAACACCTCCTTCATAGCGAGTTCCTCGACATCGATGCCGAAAGCACGGCCAAGACGCTCGGTATTCGGTGGAGGGCAAAGTCCGACGAATTCTATTTCGTTCCTCCAGACATAGTTGTGGAACCCTCCTATACAAAGCGAGAAGTTTTGTCCCAAATCGCTAGGTTGTTCGATCCTGCCGGGTGGCTCGCGCCGTTCATAAtccgttcaaaaatgttcatgcaggagatttggttgCAAAACTTAGGCTGGGACGATAAGCTTCCCACTGAAATGTGTCAGCGGTGGCAATCGTTTTTAGCCGAGTATTCCGACCTCAACCAGATCCGCGTTCCGAGATGGATCTGGTACCAGCCTGAGGTAATCATAGAGCACCACGGTTTCTGTGACGCGTCCCAGAGAGCCTATGGAGCGGCGATATACATCCGCGTCGAGGTGGGGCAAAAGATCCTGACTCGCCTGCTTACAGCCAAAACACGAGTGGCCCCGGTAAAAACCGTCTCCCTTCCTCGGCTAGAGCTCTGTGGTGCCGTGCTGTTAACCGAAATGGTGACAGCAATCCTCCCGCACATGCCCTCCGCCAGTTCAAATAtccgctgctggacagattccacaatcgtcttagcctggCTACGAAAGCCTGCGTGCaactggaccacatttgtggccaacagagtTGCCAAGATCATGCAGGCGACGCCAGTCGACTGTTGGGCACACGTTCGCTCAGAACAAAACTCCGCCGATCTAGCCAGTCGAGGCGTATCCTTACATGAATTGGCAGATAACCATctctggtggcacggaccagAGTGGCTGCAAGGGCCACGAGAGCTATGGCCAGCACAAAGTGACACTCTTCCAGTGACCGAGCTAGAGCAGCGCGcggtcaaagtgcattttgtcaagGCCCCGTCCATCGACTTTCTCGAGCGGTTCTCCAAGTTGGACAAGGCCCTGCGAGTTCTGGTCTATGTTCAACGCTTCCTTAAACGCTGCCGCAAAGGTTCGTTCTTGCCCAACTCACGCCCTACAAGTGAAGAGATCCGAGGGGCAGAACGAACTCTGACCTCCATTGCGCAGCGCAGAGCATATGGCCAAGAGCTTCAGCATCTGACCGAGAAAAGGCCTCTTCCAGTGTCAAGTCCGTTGGTGAATTTGTTCCCGTTCATTGACCAACACGGCCTGTTAAGGGCGTGCGGCCGTCTCACTGCCTCCAAAACCCTGCAATATGATGAGCGTCATCCGATTATTCTCCCCTATAACTGTAGACTGTCGCGCCTTGTCGTCCAATTTACTCACCAGATTACTCTTCATGGCGGTAGTCAATTGATCGTACGCCTGATCCGATCGAAGTATTGGATTCCTAAAATCAAGAATCTGGTGAAGGCTGTGGTCAATCCTTGTAAGATTTGCACGATTTACAAGAAGAGACTCCAAACACAGCTGATGGGCGATTTCCCGACAGATAGAGTCTCCTTCTCTAGGGCGTTCACCTACACGGGTATCGACTATGCCGGCCcgttcgaaataaaaaactatacaGGGAGAGCGTGTCTCATAACGAAgggatatgtttgtgtgtttgtgtgcttttccacGAAGGCTATCCATTTGGAACCCACTTCCGATCTAACAACCGAGAAATTTCTAGCGGCCTTCGCTCGTTTCGTAGCGAGGCGCGGTTGTCCTCAACGGGTCCATTCGGATAATGGTAAGACCTTTGTGGGGGCGGCAACTTTGATTTCCAGGGACTTTCTCCAAGCCATCAAAGAGTCCGTGACTGATGCATATAGCCATCAGGGACTCGTATGGCGATTCATCCCACCCGGGGCTCCACATATggggggtttgtgggaagcAGGGGTGAAAAGTTTCAAAACCCTGTTCCTTAAATCGACGTCAGCccgcaaatatacatttgaggaGCTGGCGACACTTCTCGCTAAGATTGAGGCTTGCCTCAACTCTAGACCCCTCTCCCCTATGTCCGAAGATCCCTCAGATTTGCTGGCCCTCACACCAGGCCATTTCCTTATTGGAGGGCCGTTGCTTTCCACGGCGGAACCCGAGATAAAGGgcgaagccaagtcgataataaatcgatggcaacacctcaaggcacaacatcagcagtttagtgcacggtggaaagaggagtatcttaaggaactccataaacgaagcaaatggcaatttccgaccaggaatctccaagccgacgatatggtagttgtcaaggaggacaatctaccaccgcacgaatggcggctcggcagaatcgtttctgcctttccaggagccgacgaccgcattcgagtcgtcgagatccgtacgtctcgcggcaccataaaacgccctgtccacaaggttattctgctaccgatggaggacaaagagtcctccgTTCCTAGGGATTAGGGCACTTCCCCCATTCCGGGGCCAAAAGAGTAGTCGGCTCATACTAAGCttcttcatttcttttattggcagaCTTACTCACTTCCTCCAATAATGGCTCCGCGACCTCGTGCCACCCAGTCGTTGGAAAGCAGACGTACTCGAGGTATCAAATCCTACCGCTGCCGAGTCTGCTCTGGAATCCATGCACTTCGGAAGTGCAAGAGGTTCCACAAActgagcgctgaaaagcgccttcgggcagtacttattaataagtactgctcgAACTGCCTCGCCCATCAGCACTCAGGAGGAGACTGCCGAAGCCAAGAGGGATGCAAGAAGTGTGGAGGAAACCACCACACTctactccacatgcacgaggtcCGTCCCGCTCCGTCCCCAGCAGCGCTACCAGCTCCGACGCGCAGAGAGCGCCATCCCGCTGCACCTCGTCCGGTCCGGATTTCCCGCATTCCGCCACCAGCCCCAGTCGCCAACAATCAACGGCGTCCGAAGGTCTCCGTCGCGTCTCCGGCGGTGGCAACGGGGCAGCAGAAGGCTGTTCCCATTCTGCCTACAGCCATCGTCGTGCTGGACACGGgctcgaagaccttcgagaccgggGCCATGATCGACCCATGCATGCCGGTGAGCAGCATCGACCGGTCGTTGGCGGCTGCGTTCCGGCTGCCCATCGCCCGGCTGGGAGGCAACGAGGTCTGCTCGGTGACACTCCGGTCCCGAACAAGCACCTTCCGACTCAACGTCGTCCTGAAGGTCGAACCCAGCCTAAGGATCCGGACACCCATCCAAGCTCTGAGCGACGCCGCCAGGGCCAAGTTTGACGGTGTTCGTCTCGCGGACGAGCGCTTCCACCGGCCGGCCTCCATCTCCCTCGTGTTGGGATCAGATGTATATGCCAACTTGATCCAACCGGGGTTCCTAAAAATTGATGATGGCTTGCCCGTCGCGCAGAACACGGTGTTCGGATGGACCGTTTCTGGAGCGTGCACGGAATGAAGAGGCCGATCCTGATGTCTAGCCGGCCAGGGATACCTTTGCCTACGCAAGGGGGGGGAGAatgttcacgccagaagggcgcaaacagttgagcggcagtgtaagcggccaatgcttttactcgaagctcctccacggctcgcaagcaccgctgctcgcgctctccttctcttctctcgctctcctcccttcccgcaaggtattcaccactccgcggtcccgcggtattgctactgttaatgttaagggagtcttaagttacaagtgcgcgaataaagACCGGAATTCtcgtgaagtcgatcccgagtgtttcattacagggaaaaaaatcagcagcaaccgcagcaacccACACCCAGgatttttccgcccactccatttcagGGATTAATGTTATTTGTCGTGTCTAATTTGAAAATGATAGGTCATCTTCTAGGTAGAACCAGCAgtgatttaataatattttctgttgtttaaaagcattttgattttttcatcGTACGAATTTTTGTTGTCAGGAATATAAGTGAAAATATCGACTAAGCCGCAAAAACTTATTTCAGCTGAAAACCAAATTGCCCAGCAGCTGCTGATGGATGAAGGTATGTCATATCCCAGCTCTAAATTGACACGCGCCACTATTTAAGGTTTTCGCTCATGATGGGCGTGGGAAAGCCGAGAGTGGGAGGCGGTCGGAAAATTGGGCGGAAAAGCCGGTACAGGAGCAGCAATGAGCTCATTGTTATGGCGGCGAATGCGACTATAGCCGACTGCTGACGCTTCAAATGAGCGGCATAACTCAATGAAAAGccattgttgccgctgctcccgctgctcctgctgttgctgctcctggtgATCCAGGCAACCGTGCACATattaaataagcaatataaacAGCCCGAATCCGTATCCGTGTCCGGATCCGCAGTCCCCCGGCGCTGAAAAGGTAAAACGGGTCAGGATCCGGAGGCAACTGGGGGTTTACCGCAACATAAATTATGGCAGTCGGTTGGCTGCCTCATCACTCAGGCATCGCGTAGTTTGTTGCGTATTTTATTGGCCGCGTATGCGCGTCGACAGCCAGTGGCATAATTTCGCAGCAAATAGCTCGAAAAATTTGCATACGCAAatatgtgcgagtgtgtgatTGGGTGCGGAATTAATTTCGCCAAGGAGGTGGGAAAAGTCGAAAATTTTACGAAAGGCTGGTTGTAATCTCAAGGCAAGGCGCACTGCGCCTAATTGGAAATTTGTGGCTGCCAAAGCTGAGACAATTAGAAGCAGCTGAAGATTTGGCAGTAGTGTGCCCTTAACGCAGATTACTCTGCAACACAATCAAGGGCTTAATgaaaaccattaaaaaaatgtctataataatgcaaatgtGTTAGACCTTTTACTAAGAATAGGGGTAACTATACCCCATGCCATGTTCagattttaaattgcaatggAACTCGACCCACATGAAAGAGCTTTGGAGAAGTATAAAGTGTTCGGTGTTATTTCAACCCTATCTAGATTGCCAAGCAGTTgcagaattttccatttacatttcatttactGCCTAGATGCGAGTGCTTGCagaggaaattaaataattgaaaaatagtgcgaaaataaattacacgTCATGCTGAAGCGGAGACAAAGAATCCTTGTAGATGATTTGAGGCAAAAGGAAGGGAACGAAGATTTAGAGGGCTGTAAATCTCTGGATAACTGTCAAAAGGCCCAGAGATGTGGTGACAAAAAAATGGGTTACAAAACTGAAATAACAGAAGTAAATTAAGTCCAGTGTACTTCAGCAGTTTATTAGGTAGGTAGCTTTAATCATAAGCAAATGGTTgcgtaaaaagaaaaaaccagtGCAAGATGTTTTACACTCTGACAGTTCAATCAGCCACTAGAAATGTTTATACAGTGGCCAGTATATAAACGCAAACCAATTTGAATGTCGAGCTACTGGGAATTTTTGGGTCAACTAAACAAAGGATTTTCCGAGTCACACGTGCATGCCAGAGAAGCTTTCTAGAATATCAAATTTTATGGTAAACTTTTGAAtacacaataaaaaaatattgcttCTTTCATATCTTACATATACGTATTCCCATTAATTGTAGAGTTCTTACGTagattttctattttattcattattaGTATGTCTGATAGTAATAATTATTGTTCTATTGAGCTTAAAATAGTTGGAAAGATCTTGTCTCAACTTTTATTGCGAAATAAAGTTGTAAATTGAATACATCTGCGCTTTTTCCGCCTGCATTAGTGCGTTGCGAACCTTTcggtttgttttcttttgcggCCTTCCCTGGTTCGAAGGACATTAGCATAAAAGCGTTACTAATACACGGATACGGAGAGGCCAACAAGAAACACTTAATGAAGCAATTTTTAGCAGGCtgcagtagcagtagcagaAGCAGAATCAactgctgcagatgctgcaTAAAAAGCAACATTTTCCAGCTAAAGCCAGAAAGCTCTCAACATGTGTGGTACCCTCTGGCATCCTGCTACTCTGCCCCATCCTCGATGCCATCCGGGCTCCCATTCTGCGCGTGGGAGTAGCAGGCTGTGCTGTTTGCTTGTGCAAAAGTGTGTACAGGTGACTTAATCAACATGCAActcattttgttttccatgcAGGTGCATGGACTATGCGACCATGTGAGTGGGCGGGTGGTTCCATGTGGCTTGTTTGCTTAGGCATCCAATGCCGAGTGGgcgagcagctggaggagcaggggcAACAGGCGGAGGAACAGGAGGTGGCTCCAGTGGCAGGTATTTAGCTAAAGCTCTGCCTAGTTGCAGGCGAActgtgcagcagcaacaactcaGGTCGCATGTATAAGACACTAAATTGTGTTGATATCAACAATGAGCCCGAAACACTGCCACTACACGAGGAAAGGTCCTGAATGGGTCGGGTCAGGACAAGGACTCGGAAGTCTCACAGGATGCTTTCGGTAGCCAAGACCAAGATACCCATCCATccacactggaaaaaaaggaaaaaccgaTAATACACATAaacaatatgtttatatttatttaaagacaAGGCAAAACGATTTAAAATATAGATTAGAagcttttatttaatatttttccttaAAGGATTTCCAAGgacactgcaactgcaatatAATAGTTGTAAggaatttttttctgtttcacAATGCATTGTAGATCTGCGAATGGGCTTAGAACCGGGCTCAGTTAGGCAAATGCATACAAATGGCATCTCCATATGCCTTCGGATCGCGCATAAGCTTTCCTCCATTTCCGCCCACAGTTTCCCAACGACCTGTGGAAATTATGCACATGGAAAATAAGGTGTGAGCAGTGTGTCCTCTGTGTAACCCTGGCAATAGATACTTTTTGGGTGTGGACAACATATTGATGATGGTCTGCAACCCAAGTTGGAAGTTGacacccaatcccaatccacACTCATCGAGGCGCTGGTTGATTCTGGGATATTGTGGCGGGGTCCTGGGGAAGGACTCCAAGTGCAGAAGTCACTTAAAGGTGGCCCTCGTGGGATTTCAGCAAATTGTCGATTGCATTTCGGCACTGAGTTGCCTTCAATTAATTGAAGCTGGCCAGGAATGGCTCTTCTTGTGTGTTTTTAGGTGGGCTAAACGGCCCATGAATACTTGTCACATTTGATTATGTTTGGGtgtggaattttaattatttcatagAAGGTGGAAATGTGAAATGAGTGAGTTATATTTaatgattaatatttatttactattccTTCTATAAAATTGCTGTTTTTCGTTTGTTGAATTTCACCAGTTTGTTTTACTAGCAAATAATAAATCCTCACTGGCCAAGCCATTTGTAGTCCTTCCAGTTATCCAGTTTGCAGAGGAGCTCCATCAAATAACTCGGCATATTAAAACACTCAAATTGCAATGGCAGCAGGGGAATTGCtagcagaaaaaaagaaatagaaaacAGAGTCAACGAGCTCGGCTTGGGGTCAAGTGTGACATGGCACATTCTGATTCTGGCTCGTTGCCGGCTGTCTCACCTGTCAGGTGCAACACTTTGGCTATTAGAACGCAAAATTTAACAATGTCGCCTGGGCAACCTCACCGGTGTTACCTCCAGCCCCCGCACCCGGGGGATCCCCCAGAATAGCTGCTCTGCAGGTGTATCTCGGTGTAAGTGTAGCGCCACAGgtcataaattcaatttggctaaCAAACACGTTGCACTCACACAAAGACAGTGGCAAGTTGGCTGCAACATGTGCGAAGTTGTTTGCCAGAGCCATTTTTCATTCCAGCAAATGGCTGCTGGAGATGTTAGTCTTACATTTCTCCATCTTGATACCCTGCAAAGGCTTAAAATGACTTTTGAGAAATTAAATCGCTTAAtattcatttcgtttttatttaagtaataaagATCAGAATctttattacttaaataaaaattacttatTACTTActttattacttaaataaaaactttcgCTGTTGTTTTATGGGTTCTTAGTAAAACTATActtttattatacatttttatgtacCCTCTAAGAACTTAAAAAGGTATATGCTATGTCGATCCATTATTTTATGTACATTccattcttgttttttgttgaattttccGGTTTCACGTTGTTTCGTTTCGGTGAAATCAGAACCGTAAACTAATTAAGATGATTaaaatcttttgttttgctctgaACGCCAGAACtggcaaaggaaaaaaattGCGGAGGGCATATATGCTGCCCACAAAAAGCAAcgtaaatttgattttcacaaATTTCCCATTTAGTTTTTCCTGTCAAATGGAATCTGTAATAATCTATACAAAAAACACTTGGATGGGAgagaaaaacttaaataatatGAAACTGGCAAACGGAAGCTGGAACGGCAACAAACATCCGATTAAATTATGCTCAAAGTCAAAAGCGCAGACAGAACTGGCCAACAAaccacttttggccaagttgggaTGGGGTCTGGTTGCATGAAATAAGAAAACTTTTCGGCACACTCTATCTCCATTGGCCCCTTCTGCAGTCTGCATTCTCCGCTTCGctccaaaaataaatcaaataattcaattttaagctAAACTTATTTTcgtattaaaaatgaaaatcaaatagaaGATAAAAAAGGATCAAGCTGTGCTACGAAATGCTCTTATGTCGGGCTCCACCGCCCATCCGCCCCCCTGtgacagtgggcgtggccggcagTCATGCCGACGCACAAAGCTGCAACCGCATGTGAGGCagcattatgtacatatatacgtgCATACATACCTATATTCCGATGTGTGGGGATGTCCTATCTGAAAGTGTGCTTGCATGACACTCCCTACTTTTGGAATTAGGCTTTAATTCTAACTCTATTCTAAGAATCTGAATAGCACGAGAGGAATTATAATAGCTAGCTATTTGGatgattaatatttaaagtttaaaaaactTAAGCTGCCAGCGCTTCCATGGCTATAAAATCTATGAATAGTATTGCTATTACGAAGAAtccattattaatattatttattaatataattccTCGGCATCCTTTACTGAACTTCTTTTGGGTCTGTGTAAAATCCATGCTCTATTCGAGTGTTTGTAAGTCATATCCTTTTGCAATTTTCGTCGCTGTTGGCCACTAACCGCACTCATATACCAAAGTCCAGGGatatgtgcgagtgtgttgCCTGCGGCCAGgacaataaaattgtttgtcgTTCAAAAGGACCTCTCTGGCTATCTCCCGCTCCGTAGCAGGAGCTTAGATTTATGCGGACCAAAAAGTATCCGACTTCTCCCACTCTATTTTTATGTTTCTGCCTGCCTGCAAATTGCACGAAAGTTAAGCAGTTCAGTTCGGTGGCCAAGAGCTAATCCTGCGCCCCACTGCACAAAAGCCACAATAATCCGATGGACTGGCATGAAGGTATCTATATTGTACAAAGGCTAAAGGATCGCAGGACGACTTGAAAACTACGACGGAGCGAGAgacaaaatcaattaacaGTTTTCGACTAACCGCAGGCGTTCTTTAAAGTTTTTCCCACCCTCGCACCGCATTTGCCAATCACCCCACGCAATTTGCTTGTTGCACTGGACTCTCTCACCATTTTCGCCCAGGCCATTGTCCTTTGTCTGCGggttataaataataaataaatgtttgaatGCACCTACAACCAACAGGAAAACCACAAGGCAGGGTGGCAGAATTTGGAAAAAGGCAAAGAGGgaaaaaattggaaataaaatttttcaTAATCGAAAACGTGACTGTAATTTTTGAGCTGCCTAGCCAAACTGCCATTCGAATGACGTTCTGCAAACCGTATTCTTTTCAAAATCTCAATATTCACCTAACAGTgcgaattaaattacaaaataaaagatttgTTCTTTAGAATAaccattttaatatttgaacgtttgaacattttgagccacttaattttaaaaaattcttttgCAGTATTATGACTTTTACTCGTTTTTGGAATGTCCTTTTTTTCTATAAGGGGATCTGCTTTCATTTTCGATTTCTGGTTGGTCGGTCTTTGTACGAATGAAAATGCGATTTGCGCTTTTTATGATTGGCATGTGTTAATAAATTTTCGGGGCTCATGGCGATGAGTGGCACGTCACGTTGTCCATGATCCTCTTCCTAGCCCCTCCTCCCATTTTTCTCAACTCCCCCGAAGGATACGCGTTTGTGTGAGAGCTAACACATGTTTTGGGCCCAGGCATCTATGGCATTCTGTAAATTAGCTGAACACTAATTTTGTGCTTCGGTGAgcaaaagtatttttcaagAAGTGAGTGGAACGGGGCGTTGAGTTATGAAGGACTTCTGCGTTTGATGCGATGACAGGATATGTTTTTTATCAAtcacataaataattcaagtCAAATGTCAATGGCTCAATTTTTGTACCGGCCAAAAAGGCTAGAACctaccaatatatatatataaaatgaattcCTGGTTTATTGCTATCGCCGAAAACTTCATGGCAAATTAACTTAAAACGTTTTTTGCATACGCAAATAAACACGATGTGTGGCAGTGGCGGATTGCAAACATTTCCCTGATCTATTTATGCTATGAAAATATCTAAAAAACACAAGCCAAATAATACCAAATGGAGCGGGAATTCTAGCATATCCACACCAACACacggaaataaatataaataaattttcatttcgtttcgcaTTCATCAAACATTTTGACAATTTTATCTCAATGGGCGTTCGAGTGTCCTTTATTTTTCTACGTTTTTCCCATCTAAGCGTCGCCCGTTGGGCggccaaaaagtaaatttatgTTATGTTTTCGGGCCCCCGAGCCAAATTCTCACTCCCGAAACTCTTGGTCATTTCGACTGGACATTGCCATGCAGGAAATGCGTGtttagcaaatgtttttaaattgtataacGAGAATTTATGACGAGTGCTCGTAGATGCGGGGTATCGCAAGGTACCTAATAGGTACAACTTCagcagaaaaagcaaaaattgcATGATTCGAATTCGTTTAGcattcggttttattattttttgggcGTTAAAAGAGAAGACCATTTgaatatgtgtattttaagCTT encodes:
- the LOC123327078 gene encoding uncharacterized protein LOC123327078 — protein: MIDVCHLGMSYRARALIDSGSEATFISERLFNLIKLPFRNTQTQVSGLNHSVSAKSSKLCHFGIRSPTKPEQYDSVIQEYLDLGHMKEVPPTHNSPSYHLPHHAVLKWRYFQYVFSADITKMYRQIWVDPKHTPFQRILFRNKEGDIRDFELKTVTFGVNCAPFLAIRVLQQLAEDIQVPFPNASRIIQQHMYVDDVLAGANSVIEAQSSIRELQAALSASGFPLRKWTSNNKGVLKDVPAEHLLHSEFLDIDAESTAKTLGIRWRAKSDEFYFVPPDIVVEPSYTKREVLSQIARLFDPAGWLAPFIIRSKMFMQEIWLQNLGWDDKLPTEMCQRWQSFLAEYSDLNQIRVPRWIWYQPEVIIEHHGFCDASQRAYGAAIYIRVEVGQKILTRLLTAKTRVAPVKTVSLPRLELCGAVLLTEMVTAILPHMPSASSNIRCWTDSTIVLAWLRKPACNWTTFVANRVAKIMQATPVDCWAHVRSEQNSADLASRGVSLHELADNHLWWHGPEWLQGPRELWPAQSDTLPVTELEQRAVKVHFVKAPSIDFLERFSKLDKALRVLVYVQRFLKRCRKGSFLPNSRPTSEEIRGAERTLTSIAQRRAYGQELQHLTEKRPLPVSSPLVNLFPFIDQHGLLRACGRLTASKTLQYDERHPIILPYNCRLSRLVVQFTHQITLHGGSQLIVRLIRSKYWIPKIKNLVKAVVNPCKICTIYKKRLQTQLMGDFPTDRVSFSRAFTYTGIDYAGPEARLSSTGPFG
- the LOC120284694 gene encoding uncharacterized protein LOC120284694 encodes the protein MAPRPRATQSLESRRTRGIKSYRCRVCSGIHALRKCKRFHKLSAEKRLRAVLINKYCSNCLAHQHSGGDCRSQEGCKKCGGNHHTLLHMHEVRPAPSPAALPAPTRRERHPAAPRPVRISRIPPPAPVANNQRRPKVSVASPAVATGQQKAVPILPTAIVVLDTGSKTFETGAMIDPCMPVSSIDRSLAAAFRLPIARLGGNEVCSVTLRSRTSTFRLNVVLKVEPSLRIRTPIQALSDAARAKFDGVRLADERFHRPASISLVLGSDVYANLIQPGFLKIDDGLPVAQNTVFGWTVSGACTE